In one window of Candidatus Binatia bacterium DNA:
- a CDS encoding shikimate dehydrogenase, with protein MNKFCFVIHPLSFDDIARYEPGAKGKGEPILRKIMEWMPPYAAVHVTGVRAPDGRETEGWFVAAPLLPQQLMDFPREEVYRRVLGAIEIGAQRGAHVAGLGAFTGVVGDAGITINERSPIPVTTGNSLTIAAGVQSLFRGASEMGIDPASSTAAVIGATGSIGAACVRLIAPKVKRIVLVARNETRLRKFHESVEPTLPCASEHTTDLTSAVRSARLILTATTSTQDVIEPEDLQTGAVVCELSLPHDVSRRVAQQRPDVLVVEGGNMVVPGSPRFDRVREPGTEFDLNLPPRTALACMSETMILALEGRLEPYTLGRGISLERVVEISEMAERCGFSLADMRAFDAAITPERLAATRAAAEALSGATP; from the coding sequence GTGAACAAGTTCTGCTTCGTCATCCACCCGCTGTCGTTCGACGACATCGCGCGCTACGAGCCGGGAGCCAAGGGCAAGGGTGAGCCGATCTTGCGCAAGATCATGGAGTGGATGCCGCCCTACGCGGCGGTGCACGTCACGGGCGTGCGCGCTCCCGACGGGCGCGAGACCGAGGGCTGGTTCGTAGCGGCGCCGCTCTTGCCGCAGCAGCTGATGGATTTTCCGCGTGAGGAGGTGTACCGGCGCGTGCTCGGCGCGATCGAGATCGGAGCGCAGCGCGGCGCGCACGTAGCGGGGCTCGGCGCGTTCACCGGCGTCGTCGGCGACGCGGGGATCACGATCAACGAGCGGTCACCGATCCCGGTGACGACCGGCAACTCACTGACGATCGCCGCGGGCGTGCAGAGTCTCTTTCGCGGCGCGTCGGAGATGGGGATCGATCCGGCGTCGTCGACGGCGGCCGTCATCGGTGCGACCGGTTCGATCGGCGCCGCGTGCGTGCGGCTCATCGCGCCGAAGGTCAAGCGCATCGTGCTCGTCGCGCGCAACGAGACGCGCCTGCGCAAGTTCCACGAGAGTGTCGAACCGACTCTGCCGTGCGCGAGCGAACACACGACCGATCTGACGTCGGCCGTGCGTTCGGCGCGCCTGATCCTGACCGCCACGACCTCGACGCAGGACGTAATCGAGCCGGAGGACCTGCAGACGGGCGCCGTGGTCTGCGAGCTGTCGCTGCCGCACGACGTCAGCCGCCGCGTCGCGCAGCAGCGCCCCGACGTCCTCGTCGTCGAGGGCGGCAACATGGTCGTGCCGGGGAGTCCGCGCTTCGACCGCGTGCGCGAGCCCGGCACGGAGTTCGACCTGAACCTCCCGCCGCGCACCGCGCTCGCATGCATGAGCGAGACGATGATCCTCGCGCTCGAGGGACGCTTGGAGCCGTACACGCTCGGCCGCGGCATCAGCCTCGAGCGCGTCGTCGAGATCTCGGAAATGGCAGAGCGTTGCGGCTTTTCGCTCGCCGACATGCGCGCCTTCGACGCGGCCATCACGCCCGAGAGACTCGCCGCCACCCGCGCCGCGGCAGAGGCGCTGAGCGGAGCGACTCCATGA
- a CDS encoding aromatase/cyclase — MPYVESRIVIDAPARVVYELAKDQERFPEFMPDVETVTILERSAAGAISRWKTLVEEAPIEWTEEDRFDDEALRIDYRLLEGDLDKFEGAWTFEHRDGATHVVLGVDYDFGVPTLAELIGPTLQQKVRENSEMMLAALKRQAEQQ; from the coding sequence ATGCCGTATGTCGAGAGCAGGATCGTGATCGACGCCCCCGCGCGAGTCGTCTACGAGCTGGCAAAGGACCAGGAGCGATTTCCCGAGTTCATGCCTGACGTCGAGACGGTGACGATCCTGGAGCGCAGCGCCGCCGGCGCGATCTCACGCTGGAAGACGCTCGTCGAGGAGGCTCCGATCGAATGGACGGAAGAGGATCGCTTTGACGACGAGGCGTTGCGCATCGATTATCGGCTGCTGGAGGGGGACCTCGACAAGTTCGAGGGGGCCTGGACCTTCGAGCACCGCGACGGCGCGACGCACGTCGTGCTGGGCGTCGACTACGATTTCGGCGTTCCGACCCTCGCCGAGCTGATCGGACCAACACTGCAACAGAAGGTGCGCGAGAACAGCGAGATGATGCTGGCCGCGCTCAAACGTCAAGCGGAGCAACAATGA
- a CDS encoding quinate 5-dehydrogenase encodes MKTVVSVSLGSSSRDHRAHVSFLGEEFDISRVGMDGKLDAAIAKVRELDGNVDAIGLGGIDVYLYAGRHRYALRDGLRLLEAAKVTPIVDGSGLKNTLEREAVRFMQDDLAIDLRGTRVLMVSALDRFGMAQALVDAGADVLFGDFIFALDKDMPVRDLHEFEKMAEKYLPDACKLPFQFFYPTGKKQEKPPEPKYPQYYHDADIVAGDFHFMRQFMPERLDGKIILTNTVTQGNVEELTARGIRMLITTTPDLAGRSFGTNVLEAALLALLGKAWSEVVPADYERVLHELRLKPRVVKAD; translated from the coding sequence ATGAAAACCGTCGTCTCGGTATCGCTGGGTTCCAGCAGTCGCGACCATCGTGCCCACGTGAGTTTCCTGGGCGAAGAGTTCGACATCTCCCGGGTAGGTATGGACGGCAAGCTCGATGCGGCGATCGCCAAAGTGCGCGAGCTCGACGGCAACGTCGACGCGATCGGCTTGGGCGGCATCGACGTGTATCTCTATGCCGGGCGACATCGCTACGCGCTGCGCGACGGACTCCGGCTGCTCGAGGCGGCCAAGGTGACGCCTATCGTCGACGGCAGCGGGCTGAAGAACACGCTGGAACGCGAGGCCGTGCGCTTCATGCAAGACGACCTCGCGATCGATCTGCGTGGGACGCGTGTGCTGATGGTCAGCGCGCTGGATCGCTTCGGCATGGCGCAGGCGCTCGTGGACGCGGGCGCCGACGTGCTGTTCGGCGACTTCATCTTCGCGCTCGACAAGGACATGCCGGTGCGCGACCTGCACGAGTTCGAGAAGATGGCCGAGAAGTATCTTCCCGACGCGTGCAAGCTGCCGTTTCAATTCTTCTACCCGACCGGAAAGAAACAAGAGAAGCCGCCGGAGCCGAAATATCCGCAGTACTATCACGACGCCGACATCGTCGCCGGCGACTTCCATTTCATGCGCCAGTTCATGCCCGAGCGGCTGGACGGGAAGATCATCCTGACGAACACCGTCACGCAAGGCAACGTCGAGGAGCTCACCGCGCGCGGCATACGAATGCTGATCACGACGACGCCGGATCTCGCGGGCCGGTCGTTTGGAACCAACGTTCTCGAGGCGGCGCTGCTCGCGCTGCTGGGGAAGGCGTGGAGCGAGGTCGTGCCGGCGGACTACGAGCGCGTGCTGCACGAGCTGCGGCTGAAACCCCGTGTCGTTAAGGCGGATTGA
- the greA gene encoding transcription elongation factor GreA: MNDKEIVLTAEGLSKLEHELDELKSVHRREVNDRIRQAKEYGDLSENAEYEDAKQEQAFIEGRILKLEAMIRNARIIDESEYVADEVHLGAVVRVKDLKNNENYEFSIVGSAEADPPNRRISNESPLGSALMGHKKGVTVDVATPRGLVKYKIESIKSNAPKKAAKKAS; the protein is encoded by the coding sequence TTGAACGACAAGGAGATCGTCCTGACCGCGGAAGGTCTATCGAAGCTGGAGCATGAGCTCGACGAGCTCAAGAGCGTCCACCGGCGAGAGGTCAACGATCGCATCCGTCAGGCCAAAGAGTACGGCGACCTGAGCGAAAACGCGGAATACGAAGACGCCAAGCAGGAGCAGGCGTTCATCGAGGGCCGCATCCTGAAGCTCGAGGCGATGATTCGTAACGCCCGCATCATCGACGAGTCGGAGTACGTCGCCGACGAGGTGCATCTCGGCGCGGTCGTCAGGGTCAAGGACCTCAAGAACAACGAGAACTACGAGTTTTCGATCGTCGGTTCGGCCGAGGCCGATCCGCCGAATCGCCGCATCTCCAACGAATCGCCGCTGGGCAGCGCCCTGATGGGCCACAAAAAGGGCGTGACCGTCGACGTCGCCACGCCGCGCGGGCTCGTTAAATACAAGATCGAATCCATCAAGAGCAACGCACCGAAAAAGGCCGCAAAGAAAGCTTCGTAA
- the dusB gene encoding tRNA dihydrouridine synthase DusB has product MRPPPLCIGSIEVWPPLILAPMSGVTNRTMRALYRPFGLGLTVTEFVSSNALAYGSRRTMEMIDQHGLEKPVSTQLWGDDPATMASAAKVVRECGADIVDINFGCPAPKVTKTNGGSACLRDPDRCEAIMRAVVAAVECPVTMKMRLGWTEDALVYVDVARRAQDAGVRAVTLHARTAKQFYKGEADWDHIARLKSAIDIPVIGNGDLDDPHQAMQRMRDSGVDAIMLGRATLGNPWLISQIRDLMEGREPQLTPVAPDRLRFALEHYRRMVDELGEPRAVPQMRKHIALYLKGIPGAAALRERIMRLDSAAETIATIEETIARLELAPLVAA; this is encoded by the coding sequence ATGCGTCCCCCGCCGCTGTGCATCGGTTCGATCGAAGTTTGGCCGCCCCTGATTCTGGCGCCGATGTCCGGCGTTACGAACCGAACCATGCGTGCGCTCTACCGCCCGTTCGGACTCGGCCTCACGGTGACGGAGTTCGTCTCGTCCAACGCGCTCGCGTACGGCAGCCGCCGGACGATGGAAATGATCGACCAGCACGGGCTCGAGAAACCGGTCTCGACGCAGCTCTGGGGCGACGACCCCGCGACGATGGCGTCGGCCGCGAAGGTCGTGCGCGAGTGCGGCGCGGACATCGTGGACATCAACTTCGGCTGTCCCGCGCCGAAGGTCACGAAGACCAACGGCGGATCCGCGTGTCTGCGCGATCCGGATCGCTGCGAGGCGATCATGCGCGCCGTCGTCGCCGCCGTAGAGTGCCCCGTAACGATGAAGATGCGGCTCGGTTGGACCGAAGACGCGCTCGTCTACGTCGACGTCGCGCGCCGCGCGCAAGACGCGGGTGTGCGGGCCGTTACGTTGCACGCGCGCACCGCGAAGCAGTTCTATAAGGGCGAGGCCGATTGGGATCACATCGCGCGGCTCAAATCCGCCATCGACATTCCCGTGATCGGCAACGGCGATCTCGACGATCCGCACCAGGCGATGCAACGCATGCGTGACAGCGGCGTCGACGCGATCATGTTGGGCCGCGCCACGCTCGGCAACCCGTGGCTGATCTCGCAGATTCGCGACCTGATGGAAGGACGCGAGCCGCAGCTCACGCCGGTCGCGCCGGATCGCTTGCGCTTCGCGCTCGAGCACTATCGCCGGATGGTCGACGAGCTCGGAGAGCCGCGCGCGGTGCCGCAGATGCGCAAGCACATAGCGCTCTATCTCAAGGGCATCCCCGGCGCGGCAGCTCTGCGCGAGCGAATCATGCGCCTGGATTCGGCTGCCGAGACGATCGCAACGATCGAAGAAACGATCGCGCGGCTGGAGCTCGCTCCGCTGGTCGCCGCATAA
- a CDS encoding aspartate aminotransferase family protein: protein MIEQRRDLYGAASPQALAAETYENYKLFVNPPLARVMKLSGSPVEVRAQGCTIWDQTGKAYLDFAGGYGVFTVGYGHPRVVEAVRAQLELIALSGKTMFNVLLGRAARRLAELAPGDLQISFWCNSGTEAIEGAIKLARAATRRAKIVGTIDAYHGKTLGALSVSGRESYQSPFRPLLADSVSIPYGDSDALEPALRDAAAFVVEPVQGEGGINVPPAGYLRAVREVCDRTGALFVADEVQTGLGRCGYRFGCDRDGAVPDVMTLAKGLSGGVVPVGAFIARPNVWERAYGDAPLAHTSTFGGGEIACAAALAAMDVLEEESLAQRAREQGERLLRGARAVANEFPAVVREARGLGLLVGAELTHEGYGGYVIPEMLKAGVTAAWTLNQQRVIRLEPPLVVTAEEIDRALQALRSGVAAAYDKLGNLCA, encoded by the coding sequence GTGATCGAGCAGCGGCGGGATCTCTACGGCGCGGCATCGCCACAGGCGTTGGCCGCGGAGACGTACGAGAACTACAAGCTGTTCGTTAATCCGCCGCTCGCGCGAGTGATGAAGCTGTCGGGTTCGCCCGTCGAGGTGCGGGCGCAGGGCTGCACGATCTGGGATCAGACCGGCAAGGCGTACTTGGACTTTGCCGGGGGCTACGGCGTCTTCACGGTCGGATACGGCCATCCGCGCGTCGTCGAGGCCGTGCGCGCGCAGCTGGAGCTCATCGCTCTGTCCGGCAAGACGATGTTCAACGTCCTGCTCGGGCGCGCGGCGCGCCGGCTCGCCGAGCTCGCGCCCGGCGATCTGCAAATTTCGTTCTGGTGCAACAGCGGCACCGAGGCGATCGAGGGCGCGATCAAACTCGCGCGCGCCGCCACTCGGCGCGCGAAGATCGTGGGCACGATCGACGCCTATCACGGCAAGACGCTCGGCGCGCTATCGGTCAGCGGGCGCGAGAGCTACCAGTCGCCGTTTCGTCCGTTGCTGGCCGACTCGGTCTCGATACCGTACGGCGATTCGGACGCGTTGGAGCCGGCGTTGCGGGATGCGGCGGCGTTCGTCGTCGAGCCCGTTCAAGGCGAGGGCGGAATCAACGTTCCACCCGCGGGGTATCTGCGGGCGGTGCGTGAGGTGTGCGATCGAACGGGCGCGTTGTTCGTCGCGGACGAGGTCCAGACCGGACTCGGGCGCTGCGGCTATCGCTTCGGGTGCGACCGCGACGGCGCCGTGCCCGACGTGATGACGCTCGCGAAGGGACTCTCCGGCGGCGTCGTTCCGGTCGGCGCGTTCATCGCCCGCCCGAACGTGTGGGAGCGCGCGTACGGCGACGCGCCGCTGGCCCACACCTCGACGTTCGGCGGCGGCGAAATCGCGTGCGCGGCGGCGCTGGCGGCGATGGACGTGTTGGAGGAGGAGTCGCTCGCGCAGCGCGCGCGCGAGCAGGGCGAACGGCTGCTGCGCGGAGCGCGCGCAGTCGCTAACGAGTTTCCCGCAGTCGTGCGCGAGGCGCGCGGGCTCGGGCTGCTTGTCGGCGCGGAGTTGACGCACGAGGGCTACGGCGGCTACGTCATCCCCGAGATGCTCAAGGCCGGCGTCACGGCGGCCTGGACGCTCAATCAGCAGCGCGTCATTCGCCTCGAGCCGCCGCTCGTCGTTACCGCGGAGGAGATCGACCGTGCGTTACAGGCGCTGCGCTCGGGCGTCGCCGCGGCGTATGACAAGCTCGGCAATCTCTGCGCGTAA
- a CDS encoding DUF1698 domain-containing protein, protein MKYERFLNSPVFKRFVRRRLFDRESVFSRMLLAWFSARSMGRRLPATPEGVRDSELFNQWWYYSFELAPGVMTSSSFPVDFPLLPRMLMRNADLTGCDCLDIGSVEGLMPILMCRQGAREVIATNPHLYNYEKMQAVRKLFRVNFKFRQIGSLYDVSRKVGNKAFDLINLSGVLYHVYSPMHVIAGLRPLLKKNGLMIVSTNVVRRPDFSMEFNDRGKLQREATTYWYPSIPLYDYLLRYFKLLPIDCLYHPYARDDSTRFTADFESGYLSVVCRATEEPSFESSDTWAPESITDSYESILLWDQAKESAQPASAIGYGHAPGAHLMHEGGRSLDLWKAVNELPPVGVAGTPQDTHALLLSDRA, encoded by the coding sequence ATGAAATACGAGCGGTTCCTCAATTCGCCGGTGTTCAAGCGGTTCGTCCGGCGAAGGCTCTTCGATCGCGAGTCGGTGTTCAGCCGAATGCTCCTCGCGTGGTTCTCGGCGCGGTCGATGGGCCGCCGCCTTCCGGCCACGCCTGAGGGCGTGCGCGACTCCGAGCTGTTCAACCAGTGGTGGTACTACAGCTTCGAGCTGGCCCCCGGAGTGATGACCAGCTCGTCGTTTCCGGTGGACTTTCCGCTCCTGCCGCGCATGCTGATGCGTAACGCCGATCTGACCGGATGCGACTGCCTCGACATCGGCAGCGTCGAAGGTCTCATGCCCATCCTGATGTGCCGGCAGGGCGCTCGCGAGGTGATCGCGACCAACCCCCACCTTTACAACTACGAGAAGATGCAGGCGGTCCGAAAACTCTTCCGCGTCAACTTCAAGTTCCGCCAGATCGGCTCGCTGTACGACGTCAGCCGCAAGGTCGGAAATAAGGCCTTCGACCTGATCAACTTGTCGGGGGTGTTGTATCACGTCTATTCGCCGATGCACGTGATCGCCGGGCTCCGCCCGCTGCTGAAGAAGAACGGGTTGATGATCGTTTCGACGAACGTCGTGAGGAGACCGGATTTTTCCATGGAGTTCAACGACCGCGGCAAGCTCCAGCGCGAGGCCACGACGTACTGGTATCCGTCGATTCCCCTGTACGACTATTTGCTGCGCTACTTCAAGCTGCTGCCGATCGACTGTCTTTATCATCCGTACGCGCGCGACGACTCGACGCGCTTCACCGCCGACTTCGAGTCGGGCTATCTGTCGGTCGTGTGCCGCGCCACCGAGGAGCCGTCGTTCGAATCGTCCGATACGTGGGCGCCGGAATCCATCACCGACTCGTACGAGAGCATTCTGCTCTGGGATCAGGCCAAGGAGTCCGCGCAACCGGCGTCGGCGATCGGCTACGGTCACGCACCGGGCGCGCACCTGATGCACGAGGGCGGCCGATCGCTCGATCTTTGGAAGGCCGTCAACGAGCTGCCGCCGGTCGGCGTCGCCGGCACGCCGCAAGATACGCACGCACTGCTGCTCTCCGACCGTGCGTAG